A single genomic interval of Candidatus Binatia bacterium harbors:
- a CDS encoding F0F1 ATP synthase subunit epsilon: MADKIRLRLVTPSRLLLDEEVDEATAPGVLGEFGVLPNHIAFLTLLAPGEMSYKQGARRTRLAIGGGYAEVLHNVMTVLADAAEFADEIDVERAQRAKEQAERKVAALNPEDRDFAVADAALKRALVRLQVASREARR; encoded by the coding sequence ATGGCCGATAAAATCAGACTCCGATTGGTGACCCCAAGCCGTTTGCTCCTCGACGAGGAAGTTGACGAGGCCACCGCGCCCGGCGTGTTGGGAGAGTTCGGCGTCCTGCCCAATCATATTGCTTTTCTGACGCTGCTGGCTCCGGGGGAGATGAGCTACAAGCAAGGCGCCCGGCGGACGCGCCTCGCCATAGGCGGCGGTTATGCGGAAGTTTTGCACAACGTCATGACGGTGCTGGCCGATGCCGCCGAGTTTGCCGATGAGATCGACGTCGAACGCGCGCAGAGAGCGAAAGAGCAGGCCGAGCGAAAAGTAGCCGCGCTGAATCCCGAAGATCGCGATTTCGCCGTTGCCGACGCCGCGCTCAAGCGCGCTCTGGTGCGGCTCCAGGTGGCAAGTCGAGAGGCGAGAAGGTAG